In the Quercus lobata isolate SW786 chromosome 5, ValleyOak3.0 Primary Assembly, whole genome shotgun sequence genome, one interval contains:
- the LOC115992272 gene encoding MMS19 nucleotide excision repair protein homolog isoform X1 encodes MAESSQLSHLIESFVDSSRSPTQQAASLDKIASRVKNDVLTMEGLVREMQMYLTTTDNIVRARGILLLAEVLTCLATKPLDNATLHSLIGFFTDRLADWKALRGALVGCLALMRRKSSAGVVTSTDAKAVAESFLQNLQVQSLGQHDRKLCFELLECLLERYPNTVTPMGDELIYGICEAIDSEKDPQCLMLTFHIVEVLVQLFPDTSGPFASFAGDLFEILSCYFPIHFTHPRGEDLGIKRDDLSRALMLAFSSTPLFEPFAIPLLLEKLSSSLPSAKLDSLKYLSSCTSNYGPERMAKHARAIWLSIKDALYTSLQEPTLSFTTESLDGLVFQENEIAKEALTLLQQVIMQNNGLFLSLIVEDEDINIILNTVPTYESYNDIPLQGKLKLFAAGCILSISTKTSVACCHMIFESFFPRLMEILGLSEKNLSGDHSPKDNYLISKRLNFGALYLSVELLAACRDLIAGSTQIASKSVSTYETSYCMLHSFSNLLTKAFCSTLVSSPHDADIYFGVKGLQILATFPGDVSPVPISEFENILITFVSIITVNFKKTLLWRLALKALMNIGSFIDRNNESEKILSYMRIVVEKIVSLVSLDDVTMPFPLKLEAISGIGTSGLNYMLHIIQGFEEALFANLSEIYVHGNLKSAKFTIWLLECYSNKLLPWIHENGVFEEVLLRFPINIWKQIESCVGFSVPEKELLDAMMTTMKHAVAFSSEESQNEIIQKAYNVLSSSTSFPLKESMALTIPFQLEGLQLTQKMDNLLCRDEWILSLFASVVIAVRPQTHIPNVKVILNLFITTLLKGHVPAAQALGSIVNKFGKSSTGSEISSDCTLEEALDIIFQLKLWTHQDNGALLRCSVNGSEMGHTDLCQAVVNNKLPQIPAITGLSWIGKGLLLRGHDKVKDVTMIFLECLLSNGNALPLSQHSLENSCEQDLRVSVMKSASDAFRILMSDSEVCLNRKFHAIIRPLYKQRFFSTMMPILQPLIMKSDSLLSRSMLYQAFAHIISETPLVAVLGEAKKLIPILLDCLSMLNKDAQDKDTLYSLLLVLSGILTDKDGNAKWQEAVVDNAHLVINCLTGLIAYPHMMLVRETAIQCLVAMSELPHARIYPMRIQVLQAISKALDDSRRAVRQEAVRCRQAWASIASRSLHF; translated from the exons ATGGCAGAATCCAGTCAGTTGAGTCATCTCATTGAGTCCTTCGTCGACTCGTCTCGTTCCCCGACTCAGCAG GCTGCAAGCTTGGACAAAATTGCTTCTCGTGTGAAGAATGATGTATTAACTATGGAAGGACTG gtCAGGGAGATGCAGATGTATTTGACCACTACAGATAACATCGTTCGTGCGAGAG GTATCCTTCTTCTTGCAGAAGTGCTTACATGTCTTGCAACAAAGCCACTAGACAATGCTACATTACATAGCTTGATAGGGTTCTTCACTGACAGATTG GCAGATTGGAAAGCTTTACGTGGTGCACTTGTTGGTTGCTTGGCACTGATGAGGAGGAAAAGTAGTGCTGGTGTGGTTACTAGCACTGATGCCAAAGCAGTTGCAGAGTCTTTTTTACAGAACCTACAGGTGCAGTCTTTAGGACAGCATGATAGGAAg CTTTGCTTTGAACTTCTGGAGTGCCTGTTAGAACGCTACCCCAATACAGTTACTCCAATG ggtgatgagcttatttatggAATTTGTGAAGCCATTGATTCAGAAAAGGATCCTCAATGCTTGATGCTTACGTTTCATATTGTTGAAGTTCTGGTGCAACTGTTTCCAGATACATCTGGTCCATTTGCAAGTTTTGCTGGggatctttttgaaattttgagctGTTACTTTCCTATTCATTTTACACAT CCAAGGGGTGAGGATCTTGGTATCAAAAGGGATGACCTCTCTCGGGCACTAATG TTGGCATTTTCCTCTACACCTCTGTTTGAGCCATTTGCCATTCCGTTGCTTCTTGAGAagctttcttcttctctacCATCAGCAAAG CTCGATTCACTGAAGTATCTCAGCAGTTGCACATCGAATTATGGACCAGAGAGAATGGCAAAACATGCCAGAGCTATCTGGTTGTCAATTAAAGATGCATTATATACTTCACTGCAAGAGCCTACTTTATCCTTTACTACAGAATCTCTAGATGGACTTGTTTTTCAGGAGaatgaaattgcaaaagaaGCTTTAACGCTTCTGCAGCAGGTTATTATGCAAAACAATggtctttttttaagtttgattgttgaagatgaggacataaatataattttgaacACTGTCCCTACTTATGAGAGTTATAATGATATTCCCTTGCAAGGCAAGCTTAAATTATTTGCAGCTGGTTGTATCCTGTCTATTTCTACCAAGACCTCCGTTGCTTGCTGTCATATGATTTTCGAAAGCTTCTTCCCCCGCTTGATGGAAATTCTGGGGCTTtctgaaaaaaatttatctggAGATCACTCACCGAAGGACAATTATTTAATCTCCAAAAGACTAAATTTTGGAGCTCTTTATCTCTCTGTCGAACTTCTTGCAGCATGCAGAGATTTGATTGCAGGCTCCACACAAATTGCTAGTAAATCAGTTTCTACATATGAGACAAGCTACTGCATGCTTCATagcttttcaaatttattaactaAGGCCTTTTGTTCTACCTTGGTGTCAAGTCCTCATGATGCAGATATTTATTTTGGAG TGAAGGGTTTACAGATTCTAGCTACTTTCCCAGGAGATGTTTCTCCAGTACCAATATCCGAATTCGAGAATATTTTAATCACATTCGTGTCAATTATCACAGTGAATTTCAAGAAGACACTATTATGGAGATTGGCATTAAAGGCATTGATGAATATTGGCTCATTTATTGATAGAAATAATGAGTCTGAGAAAATTTTAAGCTATATGCGAATTGTGGTTGAAAAGATTGTTTCACTGGTGTCTCTTGATGATGTTACCATGCCTTTCCCCCTCAAACTGGAAGCAATATCAGGCATTGGCACAAGTGGACTGAATTATATGCTGCACATTATCCAAGGATTTGAAGAGGCTTTATTTGCCAATTTATCTGAGATTTAT GTCCATGGAAATTTAAAGTCAGCCAAATTCACAATTTGGCTTTTGGAATGCTACTCTAATAAATTGCTTCCATG GATCCATGAAAATGGAGTTTTTGAGGAAGTTTTGTTGCGATTTCCTATTAATATTTGGAAGCAAATTGAAAGTTGTGTTGGTTTTAGTGTCCCAGAAAAG GAGCTTCTTGATGCAATGATGACTACAATGAAGCATGCTGTTGCATTTAGTTCTGAGGAAAGCCAGAACGAAATAATCCAAAAAGCTTACAATGTACTTTCATCAAGCACTTCTTTTCCACTAAAGGAATCCATGGCCCTCACCATTCCATTCCAACTGGAAGGTCTACAGCTCACTCAGAAGATGGACAATCTGTTGTGTAGAGATGAATGGATTCTTTCACTATTTGCATCTGTAGTCATAGCAGTTCGTCCGCAAACACACATTCCAAATGTAAAAGTAATATTGAATTTATTCATAACAACTCTTCTTAAGGGTCATGTTCCAGCAGCTCAGGCATTGGGTTCTATTGTTAACAAATTTGGTAAAAGTTCAACTGGATCTGAGATTTCAAGTGACTGTACCTTGGAAGAAGCACTGGATatcatttttcaattaaaattatggACCCATCAAGATAATGGTGCTTTGCTGAGATGTAGTGTTAATGGAAGTGAGATGGGTCACACTGATTTATGCCAAGCTGTTGTGAACAATAAATTGCCCCAGATACCTGCCATTACTGGACTATCATGGATTGGAAAAGGTTTGCTTTTGCGGGGTCACGATAAAGTTAAAGATGTAACTATGATTTTTCTGGAGTGTTTATTGTCAAATGGCAATGCCTTACCATTAAGTCAGCATTCACTAGAGAACAGTTGTGAGCAGGATTTGCGTGTTTCTGTGATGAAAAGTGCGTCAGATGCATTTCGTATTCTTATGAGTGATTCTGAAGTTTGTTTGAATCGGAAGTTCCATGCAATAATACGACCACTCTATAAGCAACGTTTTTTCTCCACCATGATGCCTATTTTGCAACCTTTGATAATGAAAAGTGATTCATTACTTTCTAG ATCCATGCTGTATCAGGCATTTGCACATATAATATCTGAAACTCCATTAGTTGCTGTTCTGGGCGAAGCCAAGAAG CTCATACCTATTCTTCTGGATTGCTTATCCATGTTGAACAAGGATGCTCAGGATAAAGATACATTGTACAGTCTCCTACTAGTCTTATCTGGGATATTGACAGATAAAGATGGTAATGCTAAAT GGCAAGAAGCTGTAGTTGATAATGCTCATCTTGTCATTAATTGCCTCACTGGACTCATTGCCTACCCTCATATGATG CTTGTTCGAGAGACAGCCATTCAATGTCTAGTTGCCATGTCCGAGCTGCCACATGCAAGGATCTATCCCATGAGAATACAG GTACTACAAGCTATATCAAAGGCTCTTGATGATTCCAGGAGGGCTGTTCGGCAGGAAGCTGTCAGATGCCGACAGGCATG GGCATCAATTGCATCAAGAAGTCTTCATTTCTGA
- the LOC115992272 gene encoding MMS19 nucleotide excision repair protein homolog isoform X2, translated as MAESSQLSHLIESFVDSSRSPTQQAASLDKIASRVKNDVLTMEGLVREMQMYLTTTDNIVRARGILLLAEVLTCLATKPLDNATLHSLIGFFTDRLADWKALRGALVGCLALMRRKSSAGVVTSTDAKAVAESFLQNLQVQSLGQHDRKLCFELLECLLERYPNTVTPMGDELIYGICEAIDSEKDPQCLMLTFHIVEVLVQLFPDTSGPFASFAGDLFEILSCYFPIHFTHPRGEDLGIKRDDLSRALMLAFSSTPLFEPFAIPLLLEKLSSSLPSAKLDSLKYLSSCTSNYGPERMAKHARAIWLSIKDALYTSLQEPTLSFTTESLDGLVFQENEIAKEALTLLQQVIMQNNGLFLSLIVEDEDINIILNTVPTYESYNDIPLQGKLKLFAAGCILSISTKTSVACCHMIFESFFPRLMEILGLSEKNLSGDHSPKDNYLISKRLNFGALYLSVELLAACRDLIAGSTQIASKSVSTYETSYCMLHSFSNLLTKAFCSTLVSSPHDADIYFGVKGLQILATFPGDVSPVPISEFENILITFVSIITVNFKKTLLWRLALKALMNIGSFIDRNNESEKILSYMRIVVEKIVSLVSLDDVTMPFPLKLEAISGIGTSGLNYMLHIIQGFEEALFANLSEIYVHGNLKSAKFTIWLLECYSNKLLPWIHENGVFEEVLLRFPINIWKQIESCVGFSVPEKELLDAMMTTMKHAVAFSSEESQNEIIQKAYNVLSSSTSFPLKESMALTIPFQLEGLQLTQKMDNLLCRDEWILSLFASVVIAVRPQTHIPNVKVILNLFITTLLKGHVPAAQALGSIVNKFGKSSTGSEISSDCTLEEALDIIFQLKLWTHQDNGALLRCSVNGSEMGHTDLCQAVVNNKLPQIPAITGLSWIGKGLLLRGHDKVKDVTMIFLECLLSNGNALPLSQHSLENSCEQDLRVSVMKSASDAFRILMSDSEVCLNRKFHAIIRPLYKQRFFSTMMPILQPLIMKSDSLLSRSMLYQAFAHIISETPLVAVLGEAKKLIPILLDCLSMLNKDAQDKDTLYSLLLVLSGILTDKDGQEAVVDNAHLVINCLTGLIAYPHMMLVRETAIQCLVAMSELPHARIYPMRIQVLQAISKALDDSRRAVRQEAVRCRQAWASIASRSLHF; from the exons ATGGCAGAATCCAGTCAGTTGAGTCATCTCATTGAGTCCTTCGTCGACTCGTCTCGTTCCCCGACTCAGCAG GCTGCAAGCTTGGACAAAATTGCTTCTCGTGTGAAGAATGATGTATTAACTATGGAAGGACTG gtCAGGGAGATGCAGATGTATTTGACCACTACAGATAACATCGTTCGTGCGAGAG GTATCCTTCTTCTTGCAGAAGTGCTTACATGTCTTGCAACAAAGCCACTAGACAATGCTACATTACATAGCTTGATAGGGTTCTTCACTGACAGATTG GCAGATTGGAAAGCTTTACGTGGTGCACTTGTTGGTTGCTTGGCACTGATGAGGAGGAAAAGTAGTGCTGGTGTGGTTACTAGCACTGATGCCAAAGCAGTTGCAGAGTCTTTTTTACAGAACCTACAGGTGCAGTCTTTAGGACAGCATGATAGGAAg CTTTGCTTTGAACTTCTGGAGTGCCTGTTAGAACGCTACCCCAATACAGTTACTCCAATG ggtgatgagcttatttatggAATTTGTGAAGCCATTGATTCAGAAAAGGATCCTCAATGCTTGATGCTTACGTTTCATATTGTTGAAGTTCTGGTGCAACTGTTTCCAGATACATCTGGTCCATTTGCAAGTTTTGCTGGggatctttttgaaattttgagctGTTACTTTCCTATTCATTTTACACAT CCAAGGGGTGAGGATCTTGGTATCAAAAGGGATGACCTCTCTCGGGCACTAATG TTGGCATTTTCCTCTACACCTCTGTTTGAGCCATTTGCCATTCCGTTGCTTCTTGAGAagctttcttcttctctacCATCAGCAAAG CTCGATTCACTGAAGTATCTCAGCAGTTGCACATCGAATTATGGACCAGAGAGAATGGCAAAACATGCCAGAGCTATCTGGTTGTCAATTAAAGATGCATTATATACTTCACTGCAAGAGCCTACTTTATCCTTTACTACAGAATCTCTAGATGGACTTGTTTTTCAGGAGaatgaaattgcaaaagaaGCTTTAACGCTTCTGCAGCAGGTTATTATGCAAAACAATggtctttttttaagtttgattgttgaagatgaggacataaatataattttgaacACTGTCCCTACTTATGAGAGTTATAATGATATTCCCTTGCAAGGCAAGCTTAAATTATTTGCAGCTGGTTGTATCCTGTCTATTTCTACCAAGACCTCCGTTGCTTGCTGTCATATGATTTTCGAAAGCTTCTTCCCCCGCTTGATGGAAATTCTGGGGCTTtctgaaaaaaatttatctggAGATCACTCACCGAAGGACAATTATTTAATCTCCAAAAGACTAAATTTTGGAGCTCTTTATCTCTCTGTCGAACTTCTTGCAGCATGCAGAGATTTGATTGCAGGCTCCACACAAATTGCTAGTAAATCAGTTTCTACATATGAGACAAGCTACTGCATGCTTCATagcttttcaaatttattaactaAGGCCTTTTGTTCTACCTTGGTGTCAAGTCCTCATGATGCAGATATTTATTTTGGAG TGAAGGGTTTACAGATTCTAGCTACTTTCCCAGGAGATGTTTCTCCAGTACCAATATCCGAATTCGAGAATATTTTAATCACATTCGTGTCAATTATCACAGTGAATTTCAAGAAGACACTATTATGGAGATTGGCATTAAAGGCATTGATGAATATTGGCTCATTTATTGATAGAAATAATGAGTCTGAGAAAATTTTAAGCTATATGCGAATTGTGGTTGAAAAGATTGTTTCACTGGTGTCTCTTGATGATGTTACCATGCCTTTCCCCCTCAAACTGGAAGCAATATCAGGCATTGGCACAAGTGGACTGAATTATATGCTGCACATTATCCAAGGATTTGAAGAGGCTTTATTTGCCAATTTATCTGAGATTTAT GTCCATGGAAATTTAAAGTCAGCCAAATTCACAATTTGGCTTTTGGAATGCTACTCTAATAAATTGCTTCCATG GATCCATGAAAATGGAGTTTTTGAGGAAGTTTTGTTGCGATTTCCTATTAATATTTGGAAGCAAATTGAAAGTTGTGTTGGTTTTAGTGTCCCAGAAAAG GAGCTTCTTGATGCAATGATGACTACAATGAAGCATGCTGTTGCATTTAGTTCTGAGGAAAGCCAGAACGAAATAATCCAAAAAGCTTACAATGTACTTTCATCAAGCACTTCTTTTCCACTAAAGGAATCCATGGCCCTCACCATTCCATTCCAACTGGAAGGTCTACAGCTCACTCAGAAGATGGACAATCTGTTGTGTAGAGATGAATGGATTCTTTCACTATTTGCATCTGTAGTCATAGCAGTTCGTCCGCAAACACACATTCCAAATGTAAAAGTAATATTGAATTTATTCATAACAACTCTTCTTAAGGGTCATGTTCCAGCAGCTCAGGCATTGGGTTCTATTGTTAACAAATTTGGTAAAAGTTCAACTGGATCTGAGATTTCAAGTGACTGTACCTTGGAAGAAGCACTGGATatcatttttcaattaaaattatggACCCATCAAGATAATGGTGCTTTGCTGAGATGTAGTGTTAATGGAAGTGAGATGGGTCACACTGATTTATGCCAAGCTGTTGTGAACAATAAATTGCCCCAGATACCTGCCATTACTGGACTATCATGGATTGGAAAAGGTTTGCTTTTGCGGGGTCACGATAAAGTTAAAGATGTAACTATGATTTTTCTGGAGTGTTTATTGTCAAATGGCAATGCCTTACCATTAAGTCAGCATTCACTAGAGAACAGTTGTGAGCAGGATTTGCGTGTTTCTGTGATGAAAAGTGCGTCAGATGCATTTCGTATTCTTATGAGTGATTCTGAAGTTTGTTTGAATCGGAAGTTCCATGCAATAATACGACCACTCTATAAGCAACGTTTTTTCTCCACCATGATGCCTATTTTGCAACCTTTGATAATGAAAAGTGATTCATTACTTTCTAG ATCCATGCTGTATCAGGCATTTGCACATATAATATCTGAAACTCCATTAGTTGCTGTTCTGGGCGAAGCCAAGAAG CTCATACCTATTCTTCTGGATTGCTTATCCATGTTGAACAAGGATGCTCAGGATAAAGATACATTGTACAGTCTCCTACTAGTCTTATCTGGGATATTGACAGATAAAGATG GGCAAGAAGCTGTAGTTGATAATGCTCATCTTGTCATTAATTGCCTCACTGGACTCATTGCCTACCCTCATATGATG CTTGTTCGAGAGACAGCCATTCAATGTCTAGTTGCCATGTCCGAGCTGCCACATGCAAGGATCTATCCCATGAGAATACAG GTACTACAAGCTATATCAAAGGCTCTTGATGATTCCAGGAGGGCTGTTCGGCAGGAAGCTGTCAGATGCCGACAGGCATG GGCATCAATTGCATCAAGAAGTCTTCATTTCTGA
- the LOC115992272 gene encoding MMS19 nucleotide excision repair protein homolog isoform X3, whose amino-acid sequence MRRKSSAGVVTSTDAKAVAESFLQNLQVQSLGQHDRKLCFELLECLLERYPNTVTPMGDELIYGICEAIDSEKDPQCLMLTFHIVEVLVQLFPDTSGPFASFAGDLFEILSCYFPIHFTHPRGEDLGIKRDDLSRALMLAFSSTPLFEPFAIPLLLEKLSSSLPSAKLDSLKYLSSCTSNYGPERMAKHARAIWLSIKDALYTSLQEPTLSFTTESLDGLVFQENEIAKEALTLLQQVIMQNNGLFLSLIVEDEDINIILNTVPTYESYNDIPLQGKLKLFAAGCILSISTKTSVACCHMIFESFFPRLMEILGLSEKNLSGDHSPKDNYLISKRLNFGALYLSVELLAACRDLIAGSTQIASKSVSTYETSYCMLHSFSNLLTKAFCSTLVSSPHDADIYFGVKGLQILATFPGDVSPVPISEFENILITFVSIITVNFKKTLLWRLALKALMNIGSFIDRNNESEKILSYMRIVVEKIVSLVSLDDVTMPFPLKLEAISGIGTSGLNYMLHIIQGFEEALFANLSEIYVHGNLKSAKFTIWLLECYSNKLLPWIHENGVFEEVLLRFPINIWKQIESCVGFSVPEKELLDAMMTTMKHAVAFSSEESQNEIIQKAYNVLSSSTSFPLKESMALTIPFQLEGLQLTQKMDNLLCRDEWILSLFASVVIAVRPQTHIPNVKVILNLFITTLLKGHVPAAQALGSIVNKFGKSSTGSEISSDCTLEEALDIIFQLKLWTHQDNGALLRCSVNGSEMGHTDLCQAVVNNKLPQIPAITGLSWIGKGLLLRGHDKVKDVTMIFLECLLSNGNALPLSQHSLENSCEQDLRVSVMKSASDAFRILMSDSEVCLNRKFHAIIRPLYKQRFFSTMMPILQPLIMKSDSLLSRSMLYQAFAHIISETPLVAVLGEAKKLIPILLDCLSMLNKDAQDKDTLYSLLLVLSGILTDKDGNAKWQEAVVDNAHLVINCLTGLIAYPHMMLVRETAIQCLVAMSELPHARIYPMRIQVLQAISKALDDSRRAVRQEAVRCRQAWASIASRSLHF is encoded by the exons ATGAGGAGGAAAAGTAGTGCTGGTGTGGTTACTAGCACTGATGCCAAAGCAGTTGCAGAGTCTTTTTTACAGAACCTACAGGTGCAGTCTTTAGGACAGCATGATAGGAAg CTTTGCTTTGAACTTCTGGAGTGCCTGTTAGAACGCTACCCCAATACAGTTACTCCAATG ggtgatgagcttatttatggAATTTGTGAAGCCATTGATTCAGAAAAGGATCCTCAATGCTTGATGCTTACGTTTCATATTGTTGAAGTTCTGGTGCAACTGTTTCCAGATACATCTGGTCCATTTGCAAGTTTTGCTGGggatctttttgaaattttgagctGTTACTTTCCTATTCATTTTACACAT CCAAGGGGTGAGGATCTTGGTATCAAAAGGGATGACCTCTCTCGGGCACTAATG TTGGCATTTTCCTCTACACCTCTGTTTGAGCCATTTGCCATTCCGTTGCTTCTTGAGAagctttcttcttctctacCATCAGCAAAG CTCGATTCACTGAAGTATCTCAGCAGTTGCACATCGAATTATGGACCAGAGAGAATGGCAAAACATGCCAGAGCTATCTGGTTGTCAATTAAAGATGCATTATATACTTCACTGCAAGAGCCTACTTTATCCTTTACTACAGAATCTCTAGATGGACTTGTTTTTCAGGAGaatgaaattgcaaaagaaGCTTTAACGCTTCTGCAGCAGGTTATTATGCAAAACAATggtctttttttaagtttgattgttgaagatgaggacataaatataattttgaacACTGTCCCTACTTATGAGAGTTATAATGATATTCCCTTGCAAGGCAAGCTTAAATTATTTGCAGCTGGTTGTATCCTGTCTATTTCTACCAAGACCTCCGTTGCTTGCTGTCATATGATTTTCGAAAGCTTCTTCCCCCGCTTGATGGAAATTCTGGGGCTTtctgaaaaaaatttatctggAGATCACTCACCGAAGGACAATTATTTAATCTCCAAAAGACTAAATTTTGGAGCTCTTTATCTCTCTGTCGAACTTCTTGCAGCATGCAGAGATTTGATTGCAGGCTCCACACAAATTGCTAGTAAATCAGTTTCTACATATGAGACAAGCTACTGCATGCTTCATagcttttcaaatttattaactaAGGCCTTTTGTTCTACCTTGGTGTCAAGTCCTCATGATGCAGATATTTATTTTGGAG TGAAGGGTTTACAGATTCTAGCTACTTTCCCAGGAGATGTTTCTCCAGTACCAATATCCGAATTCGAGAATATTTTAATCACATTCGTGTCAATTATCACAGTGAATTTCAAGAAGACACTATTATGGAGATTGGCATTAAAGGCATTGATGAATATTGGCTCATTTATTGATAGAAATAATGAGTCTGAGAAAATTTTAAGCTATATGCGAATTGTGGTTGAAAAGATTGTTTCACTGGTGTCTCTTGATGATGTTACCATGCCTTTCCCCCTCAAACTGGAAGCAATATCAGGCATTGGCACAAGTGGACTGAATTATATGCTGCACATTATCCAAGGATTTGAAGAGGCTTTATTTGCCAATTTATCTGAGATTTAT GTCCATGGAAATTTAAAGTCAGCCAAATTCACAATTTGGCTTTTGGAATGCTACTCTAATAAATTGCTTCCATG GATCCATGAAAATGGAGTTTTTGAGGAAGTTTTGTTGCGATTTCCTATTAATATTTGGAAGCAAATTGAAAGTTGTGTTGGTTTTAGTGTCCCAGAAAAG GAGCTTCTTGATGCAATGATGACTACAATGAAGCATGCTGTTGCATTTAGTTCTGAGGAAAGCCAGAACGAAATAATCCAAAAAGCTTACAATGTACTTTCATCAAGCACTTCTTTTCCACTAAAGGAATCCATGGCCCTCACCATTCCATTCCAACTGGAAGGTCTACAGCTCACTCAGAAGATGGACAATCTGTTGTGTAGAGATGAATGGATTCTTTCACTATTTGCATCTGTAGTCATAGCAGTTCGTCCGCAAACACACATTCCAAATGTAAAAGTAATATTGAATTTATTCATAACAACTCTTCTTAAGGGTCATGTTCCAGCAGCTCAGGCATTGGGTTCTATTGTTAACAAATTTGGTAAAAGTTCAACTGGATCTGAGATTTCAAGTGACTGTACCTTGGAAGAAGCACTGGATatcatttttcaattaaaattatggACCCATCAAGATAATGGTGCTTTGCTGAGATGTAGTGTTAATGGAAGTGAGATGGGTCACACTGATTTATGCCAAGCTGTTGTGAACAATAAATTGCCCCAGATACCTGCCATTACTGGACTATCATGGATTGGAAAAGGTTTGCTTTTGCGGGGTCACGATAAAGTTAAAGATGTAACTATGATTTTTCTGGAGTGTTTATTGTCAAATGGCAATGCCTTACCATTAAGTCAGCATTCACTAGAGAACAGTTGTGAGCAGGATTTGCGTGTTTCTGTGATGAAAAGTGCGTCAGATGCATTTCGTATTCTTATGAGTGATTCTGAAGTTTGTTTGAATCGGAAGTTCCATGCAATAATACGACCACTCTATAAGCAACGTTTTTTCTCCACCATGATGCCTATTTTGCAACCTTTGATAATGAAAAGTGATTCATTACTTTCTAG ATCCATGCTGTATCAGGCATTTGCACATATAATATCTGAAACTCCATTAGTTGCTGTTCTGGGCGAAGCCAAGAAG CTCATACCTATTCTTCTGGATTGCTTATCCATGTTGAACAAGGATGCTCAGGATAAAGATACATTGTACAGTCTCCTACTAGTCTTATCTGGGATATTGACAGATAAAGATGGTAATGCTAAAT GGCAAGAAGCTGTAGTTGATAATGCTCATCTTGTCATTAATTGCCTCACTGGACTCATTGCCTACCCTCATATGATG CTTGTTCGAGAGACAGCCATTCAATGTCTAGTTGCCATGTCCGAGCTGCCACATGCAAGGATCTATCCCATGAGAATACAG GTACTACAAGCTATATCAAAGGCTCTTGATGATTCCAGGAGGGCTGTTCGGCAGGAAGCTGTCAGATGCCGACAGGCATG GGCATCAATTGCATCAAGAAGTCTTCATTTCTGA